Proteins encoded within one genomic window of Oncorhynchus masou masou isolate Uvic2021 chromosome 1, UVic_Omas_1.1, whole genome shotgun sequence:
- the poli gene encoding DNA polymerase iota isoform X1, with amino-acid sequence MDVGVEDIDEDETDWNSICSDFVQPPHVVIHGGKYCSKVPAPPVQRVVLHFDLDCFYAQVEMIRNPALRKVPLGIQQKYIIVTCNYVARDLGVTKLMLVTDAKEKCPQLVLVKGEDLTHYRETSYKVTELLMSFCPLVERLGFDENFMDITEMVERRMEQTPESAHYSYEGHVYNLDTSDAKVMVHPRLAVGSHIAAELRAEIHSKLGLTGCAGIATSKLLAKLVAGAFKPNQQTTLLPESVKDIMGSLNGLRKVPGVGHQTAKRLQALGLVGVQDLQLFPLADLVREFGVSTAQHLQNLALGIDDTPVTPTGAPQSLSNEDSFKKMSSTNKVWQKVKDLLSSILDRMHKDGRQPLTLRLTIRRYSATNKWFSRESRQCPIPNHIGQKITSGNCDALAQLVTMAMKLFHKMVDTNTAFHLTLLNVCFSNLQAKCAAVSKGSIASFFTHRPEKTQASSRCQEDLSQSVLGNLHGQAGSDVEGKTEELTGQDASHWIPDTPSNLKIKPYTQSTMHSPEASQQRPMVGECCIGGTVDYKMTNSPGMTDVHPLPPNIDPEVFRLLPEDIQKELLSAAYPETTHGLHSHGTQSVRPTVSDPADRAHAFHHNHSEQPASSSQPAACKLNDSFHSTPIDLRETLKGFDRQPNAPTTNNQQEHTVSSLHYSLTDLLEEGKSSTGLVSQRQLADCGFPGSVDPKVFSELPPEVQRELLSEWRQQIPVLKISSSLKKQGKRPLAREKKAPAKSSQANKLLNYFKPSSG; translated from the exons ATGGACGTGGGTGTTGAGGACATTGATGAGGATGAAACTGACTGGAACAGCATTTGCTCGGACTTTGTTCAACCCCCCCATGTTG TGATCCATGGTGGCAAATATTGCAGTAAGGTACctgcaccaccagtacagagagTCGTCCTGCATTTTGACCTGGACTGTTTCTATGCCCAGGTTGAAATGATCCGCAACCCAGCACTGCGGAAGGTGCCTTTAG GTATTCAGCAAAAGTACATCATCGTCACCTGTAACTACGTGGCCAGGGACCTTGGTGTGACAAAGCTGATGTTAGTGACGGATGCCAAAGAGAAGTGTCCTCAGCTCGTGCTGGTCAAGGGAGAGGACCTgacacactacagagagacatcTTACAAAGTCACAG AGTTGCTGATGTCGTTCTGTCCATTAGTAGAACGGCTAGGGTTTGATGAGAACTTCATGGACATcacagagatggtggagaggaggatggaacAGACCCCAGAGTCTGCTCACTATTCATACGAAGGCCACGTTTACAATCTTGACA CCTCAGATGCCAAAGTCATGGTACACCCTAGACTAGCGGTAGGCTCACATATCGCAGCTGAACTGAGAGCAGAGATCCACAGCAAGCTGGGCCTCACTGGCTGTGCGGGCATTGCTACCAGTAAGCTGCTGGCCAAACTGGTGGCGGGTGCCTTCAAGCCAAATCAACAAACCACACTTTTGCCAGAGAGTGTGAAAGACATTATGGGCAGTCTAAATGGTTTACGTAAAGTACCAG GAGTAGGCCACCAGACTGCTAAGAGGCTTCAGGCCCTAGGATTGGTTGGTGTGCAGGACCTGCAGCTCTTCCCATTGGCTGACCTGGTGAGGGAGTTTGGAGTTTCCACTGCTCAGCATCTCCAGAACCTGGCTTTGGGCATTGATGACACTCCAGTCACCCCCACTGGTGCTCCACAG TCTCTTAGCAATGAAGACTCCTTCAAGAAAATGTCCTCAACCAATAAAGTTTGGCAGAAGGTTAAAGATCTGTTGAGTAGCATTTTAGACAG GATGCATAAAGATGGCAGGCAGCCTCTGACCCTTCGACTGACCATCCGGCGTTACTCTGCAACCAACAAGTGGTTCAGCCGGGAGAGCCGGCAGTGTCCCATCCCCAACCACATTGGGCAAAAGATAACCTCTG GCAACTGTGATGCCTTGGCCCAGCTGGTCACCATGGCCATGAAGCTCTTCCACAAGATGGTGGACACCAACACAGCCTTCCACCTCACCCTCCTCAACGTGTGCTTCAGTAACTTGCAGGCCAAGTGTGCTGCTGTCAGCAAGGGATCCATTGCCTCCTTCTTCACACACAGACCTGAGAAAACACAGGCCTCCTCTCGGTGCCAG GAGGATCTGTCTCAAAGTGTGCTTGGTAACCTCCATGGACAGGCTGGATCTGATGTTGAAGGTAAGACAGAGGAGTTGACTGGTCAGGATGCATCACACTGGATACCAGACACACCTAGCAACCTTAAGATCAAGCCTTACACACAGTCAACAATGCATAGCCCTGAGGCCTCCCAGCAGCGGCCTATGGTGGGTGAGTGCTGCATAGGTGGAACAGTAGATTATAAAATGACCAACAGTCCTGGGATGACAGATGTTCATCCATTGCCCCCCAACATTGACCCTGAGGTTTTCAGACTCCTGCCTGAGGACATCCAGAAGGAACTGTTATCAGCTGCCTACCCAGAGACCACCCATGGCCTCCACAGCCATGGCACTCAGTCCGTCAGACCCACAGTATCTGATCCAGCAGACAGAGCCCACGCATTTCACCACAACCATTCAGAACAGCCTGCCTCTTCCTCTCAGCCTGCTGCATGCAAACTTAATGACTCATTTCACAGCACTCCCATAGACCTAAGAGAAACTTTGAAGGGCTTTGACAGACagcccaatgcaccaacaaccaacaaCCAACAAGAacacacagtctcctccctgcactATTCACTCACAGacctcttggaggagggaaagtCCTCTACAGGCCTCGTGTCACAGAGGCAGTTGGCTGACTGTGGTTTCCCAGGAAGTGTGGACCCCAAGGTGTTCTCAGAACTACCTCCAGAGGTTCAGAGAGAGCTACTGTCTGAGTGGAGACAACAGATACCTGTCCTTAAGATTTCCTCCTCTTTGAAAAAACAGGGCAAACGCCCCCTGGCCCGAGAGAAGAAGGCTCCAGCTAAAAGCAGTCAGGCTAATAAATTATTGAACTATTTCAAACCCAGCTCAggttag
- the poli gene encoding DNA polymerase iota isoform X2, producing the protein MLVTDAKEKCPQLVLVKGEDLTHYRETSYKVTELLMSFCPLVERLGFDENFMDITEMVERRMEQTPESAHYSYEGHVYNLDTSDAKVMVHPRLAVGSHIAAELRAEIHSKLGLTGCAGIATSKLLAKLVAGAFKPNQQTTLLPESVKDIMGSLNGLRKVPGVGHQTAKRLQALGLVGVQDLQLFPLADLVREFGVSTAQHLQNLALGIDDTPVTPTGAPQSLSNEDSFKKMSSTNKVWQKVKDLLSSILDRMHKDGRQPLTLRLTIRRYSATNKWFSRESRQCPIPNHIGQKITSGNCDALAQLVTMAMKLFHKMVDTNTAFHLTLLNVCFSNLQAKCAAVSKGSIASFFTHRPEKTQASSRCQEDLSQSVLGNLHGQAGSDVEGKTEELTGQDASHWIPDTPSNLKIKPYTQSTMHSPEASQQRPMVGECCIGGTVDYKMTNSPGMTDVHPLPPNIDPEVFRLLPEDIQKELLSAAYPETTHGLHSHGTQSVRPTVSDPADRAHAFHHNHSEQPASSSQPAACKLNDSFHSTPIDLRETLKGFDRQPNAPTTNNQQEHTVSSLHYSLTDLLEEGKSSTGLVSQRQLADCGFPGSVDPKVFSELPPEVQRELLSEWRQQIPVLKISSSLKKQGKRPLAREKKAPAKSSQANKLLNYFKPSSG; encoded by the exons ATGTTAGTGACGGATGCCAAAGAGAAGTGTCCTCAGCTCGTGCTGGTCAAGGGAGAGGACCTgacacactacagagagacatcTTACAAAGTCACAG AGTTGCTGATGTCGTTCTGTCCATTAGTAGAACGGCTAGGGTTTGATGAGAACTTCATGGACATcacagagatggtggagaggaggatggaacAGACCCCAGAGTCTGCTCACTATTCATACGAAGGCCACGTTTACAATCTTGACA CCTCAGATGCCAAAGTCATGGTACACCCTAGACTAGCGGTAGGCTCACATATCGCAGCTGAACTGAGAGCAGAGATCCACAGCAAGCTGGGCCTCACTGGCTGTGCGGGCATTGCTACCAGTAAGCTGCTGGCCAAACTGGTGGCGGGTGCCTTCAAGCCAAATCAACAAACCACACTTTTGCCAGAGAGTGTGAAAGACATTATGGGCAGTCTAAATGGTTTACGTAAAGTACCAG GAGTAGGCCACCAGACTGCTAAGAGGCTTCAGGCCCTAGGATTGGTTGGTGTGCAGGACCTGCAGCTCTTCCCATTGGCTGACCTGGTGAGGGAGTTTGGAGTTTCCACTGCTCAGCATCTCCAGAACCTGGCTTTGGGCATTGATGACACTCCAGTCACCCCCACTGGTGCTCCACAG TCTCTTAGCAATGAAGACTCCTTCAAGAAAATGTCCTCAACCAATAAAGTTTGGCAGAAGGTTAAAGATCTGTTGAGTAGCATTTTAGACAG GATGCATAAAGATGGCAGGCAGCCTCTGACCCTTCGACTGACCATCCGGCGTTACTCTGCAACCAACAAGTGGTTCAGCCGGGAGAGCCGGCAGTGTCCCATCCCCAACCACATTGGGCAAAAGATAACCTCTG GCAACTGTGATGCCTTGGCCCAGCTGGTCACCATGGCCATGAAGCTCTTCCACAAGATGGTGGACACCAACACAGCCTTCCACCTCACCCTCCTCAACGTGTGCTTCAGTAACTTGCAGGCCAAGTGTGCTGCTGTCAGCAAGGGATCCATTGCCTCCTTCTTCACACACAGACCTGAGAAAACACAGGCCTCCTCTCGGTGCCAG GAGGATCTGTCTCAAAGTGTGCTTGGTAACCTCCATGGACAGGCTGGATCTGATGTTGAAGGTAAGACAGAGGAGTTGACTGGTCAGGATGCATCACACTGGATACCAGACACACCTAGCAACCTTAAGATCAAGCCTTACACACAGTCAACAATGCATAGCCCTGAGGCCTCCCAGCAGCGGCCTATGGTGGGTGAGTGCTGCATAGGTGGAACAGTAGATTATAAAATGACCAACAGTCCTGGGATGACAGATGTTCATCCATTGCCCCCCAACATTGACCCTGAGGTTTTCAGACTCCTGCCTGAGGACATCCAGAAGGAACTGTTATCAGCTGCCTACCCAGAGACCACCCATGGCCTCCACAGCCATGGCACTCAGTCCGTCAGACCCACAGTATCTGATCCAGCAGACAGAGCCCACGCATTTCACCACAACCATTCAGAACAGCCTGCCTCTTCCTCTCAGCCTGCTGCATGCAAACTTAATGACTCATTTCACAGCACTCCCATAGACCTAAGAGAAACTTTGAAGGGCTTTGACAGACagcccaatgcaccaacaaccaacaaCCAACAAGAacacacagtctcctccctgcactATTCACTCACAGacctcttggaggagggaaagtCCTCTACAGGCCTCGTGTCACAGAGGCAGTTGGCTGACTGTGGTTTCCCAGGAAGTGTGGACCCCAAGGTGTTCTCAGAACTACCTCCAGAGGTTCAGAGAGAGCTACTGTCTGAGTGGAGACAACAGATACCTGTCCTTAAGATTTCCTCCTCTTTGAAAAAACAGGGCAAACGCCCCCTGGCCCGAGAGAAGAAGGCTCCAGCTAAAAGCAGTCAGGCTAATAAATTATTGAACTATTTCAAACCCAGCTCAggttag